A window from uncultured Desulfobacter sp. encodes these proteins:
- a CDS encoding FAD-linked oxidase C-terminal domain-containing protein, whose amino-acid sequence MINPDAIDNLRKIVGKERCFDAPEQLACYCYDAYFEEAMPDLVLFPCTRDEVSGILKICAAHKIPVTARGAGTSVCGASIPARGGVVLCFSKMNRIIEINTKDRYVIVEPGVINADLQKALAPFGFFYPPDPGSMAVSTIGGNVAQNAGGPRCLKYGVTVDYVLGMEVVLSSGKVVRFGSRNVKDVTGYRLSSLFCGSEGTLGMVTSVILKVLPKPESVSTLLVTFDDLDNTANAVADIIGAGILPVALELMDKTTIRTVEDNAHIGLPVDAEGTLLIEVDGVKEACEKEIKKIAEKLEANGAVSIDIAKTEEEREKLWEARRSVYGVFAKLSASLYTEDIVVPAGKIPEMTRKIVEIAEKYNLLVGVMAHAGDGNMHPMIPGDKANKEEWARVKKAFDEIMAAAASLNGSLSGEHGIGLAKTEYLPLVMDDDTVEFMGVIKKAVDPDGILNPGKFV is encoded by the coding sequence ATGATCAACCCAGATGCCATAGACAACCTCAGAAAAATCGTGGGTAAGGAGAGGTGTTTCGACGCCCCCGAGCAGTTGGCCTGTTATTGTTATGATGCCTATTTTGAAGAGGCCATGCCTGACCTGGTGCTGTTTCCCTGTACCCGGGATGAGGTGTCCGGGATTTTAAAAATATGTGCTGCTCACAAAATTCCGGTGACCGCCCGGGGCGCGGGGACTTCGGTGTGCGGGGCCAGTATCCCGGCCAGGGGCGGTGTGGTGCTGTGCTTTTCAAAAATGAACCGGATTATCGAAATCAATACCAAAGATCGGTATGTGATTGTGGAGCCCGGTGTGATCAATGCCGATCTTCAAAAAGCCCTGGCCCCGTTCGGTTTCTTTTATCCCCCGGACCCCGGTTCCATGGCTGTCTCCACCATCGGCGGTAATGTGGCACAGAATGCCGGCGGCCCCCGGTGCCTTAAATACGGGGTGACGGTGGATTATGTCCTGGGCATGGAAGTTGTGCTCAGTTCGGGCAAGGTGGTGCGTTTTGGCAGCCGCAATGTCAAGGATGTCACCGGCTACCGGCTGTCCAGTCTGTTCTGCGGGTCCGAAGGGACTTTGGGCATGGTTACCTCGGTGATCCTCAAGGTGCTGCCCAAGCCTGAAAGTGTCTCCACATTGCTTGTCACCTTTGATGATCTGGACAATACGGCAAATGCCGTGGCAGATATCATTGGTGCCGGTATTTTGCCGGTGGCATTGGAATTGATGGACAAGACCACCATTCGGACCGTTGAAGATAATGCCCACATCGGACTGCCGGTGGATGCCGAAGGCACCTTGCTCATTGAAGTGGACGGGGTGAAAGAGGCGTGTGAAAAAGAGATCAAAAAAATTGCCGAAAAGCTTGAGGCCAACGGGGCTGTGAGCATTGACATTGCCAAGACCGAAGAAGAGCGTGAAAAACTCTGGGAGGCGAGACGGTCGGTCTATGGTGTGTTTGCCAAGCTTTCCGCAAGTCTCTACACAGAAGATATTGTGGTGCCTGCCGGTAAAATTCCGGAGATGACCCGAAAAATTGTGGAGATCGCCGAGAAATACAACCTGCTTGTGGGTGTGATGGCCCATGCCGGCGACGGTAACATGCACCCCATGATTCCGGGGGATAAGGCCAATAAAGAGGAGTGGGCCCGGGTGAAAAAAGCCTTTGACGAGATTATGGCCGCAGCCGCCTCACTGAACGGTTCTTTGTCCGGAGAGCACGGCATCGGTCTTGCCAAAACCGAATATCTGCCCCTGGTCATGGATGATGATACCGTTGAGTTCATGGGTGTCATTAAAAAAGCAGTGGATCCGGACGGTATCCTGAATCCCGGGAAGTTTGTGTAA
- a CDS encoding (Fe-S)-binding protein, translating to MAASSYGQNCNRCGFCLSVCPTYKAQGTEDASPRARIQLIDFFADHKVGSSEKLQEIISKCLMCGSCANICPSGINHPERYVRMREQMIRDHGDRPEIKSLVYLLAKESRIRMAAGAAKMAQKIVPKVFAQKYKLGNIALKQFPVLNKVPFRTAARTPQPTQKSKPASGLKYGRVVYFTGCATNYLFEDTGFAVLDILRHMGLEVIIPDTQTCCGIPMLYHGGREKMKKNVTANLACLDVQGIDAVIVDCPTCGSALKNEYPKLAEEFGLEQDRANRVAENVVDISTFIMAHAQPDDFTQTGETVRVTYHQPCHLRNHMPTPGSAQALLTALKGVEYTPATDMDSCCGGGGTFFYEYPDVSKSIAAKKVANAKATGAALWVTDCPVCRINLGGYLDDPGGMTVVHPVRLAVQSLVARTDRNG from the coding sequence ATGGCTGCTTCATCATATGGGCAAAATTGCAACAGGTGCGGGTTCTGCCTGTCCGTGTGCCCGACTTACAAGGCCCAGGGCACCGAGGATGCGTCTCCCCGGGCCAGGATACAGCTCATTGATTTTTTTGCGGACCACAAGGTAGGTTCATCCGAGAAGCTCCAGGAGATCATATCCAAATGTCTGATGTGCGGCAGCTGCGCCAACATCTGCCCTTCTGGCATCAACCATCCCGAACGTTATGTGCGCATGCGCGAACAGATGATCCGGGACCACGGCGATCGGCCGGAGATCAAAAGCCTGGTCTATCTTCTGGCAAAGGAATCCCGAATCCGGATGGCGGCCGGTGCAGCCAAAATGGCCCAGAAAATAGTCCCCAAGGTGTTTGCCCAAAAATATAAATTGGGCAACATTGCATTAAAACAGTTTCCGGTTTTGAATAAAGTGCCGTTCAGGACCGCTGCCCGGACACCACAGCCCACGCAGAAATCAAAACCTGCATCAGGTTTAAAATACGGCCGCGTGGTCTATTTTACAGGCTGCGCCACCAATTATCTTTTTGAAGATACCGGTTTTGCCGTTCTGGATATTTTACGGCACATGGGACTTGAGGTGATTATTCCAGATACCCAGACCTGCTGCGGCATTCCCATGCTTTATCACGGCGGCCGGGAAAAAATGAAAAAAAATGTCACCGCCAATCTGGCCTGTCTGGATGTACAGGGAATTGATGCCGTTATCGTGGACTGCCCCACCTGCGGTTCCGCCTTGAAAAATGAGTATCCTAAGCTTGCAGAAGAATTTGGTCTGGAGCAGGATAGGGCGAATCGTGTGGCGGAAAATGTGGTGGATATCAGCACCTTTATCATGGCCCATGCCCAACCTGACGACTTTACCCAAACCGGTGAGACGGTACGCGTCACCTATCACCAGCCCTGCCATCTGCGCAACCATATGCCCACCCCGGGAAGCGCCCAGGCGCTTTTGACTGCGCTGAAGGGCGTTGAATATACCCCGGCGACGGATATGGATTCCTGTTGTGGCGGCGGTGGCACCTTTTTCTACGAATATCCGGATGTATCAAAAAGCATTGCAGCGAAAAAGGTGGCCAATGCCAAAGCCACCGGTGCAGCCCTTTGGGTGACCGATTGTCCGGTATGCCGGATAAACCTGGGCGGTTATCTTGATGACCCTGGGGGGATGACTGTGGTGCATCCGGTGCGTCTTGCAGTCCAATCCCTGGTGGCTCGGACGGACAGAAACGGATAA
- the hcp gene encoding hydroxylamine reductase has product MFCFQCQETAKNQGCTINGMCGKKGSTANLQDLLIYNLKGIAVLAQTAKEAGMNVPAANGQFIAEGLFTTITNANFNDEDLISWITRAQAVKKKLFDSVKDKVGSDFHDCATWFSDDTSAFAAKAEAVGVLSTENEDVRSLRELLVIGLKGICAYADHAAVLGVTKDEIWDFLYEALTSTTRDLGVDEMVAMVMKAGETAVTTMAALDQANTQAYGNPEITEVNISVGTNPGILISGHDLKDMEELLEQTKGTGVDVYTHGEMLPANYYPAFKKHDHLKGNYGGSWWHQNEDFETFNGPILMTTNCIIPIKKKNTYQDRLFTTGVVSYPDTIHIPNRVDGGSKDLSKIVELAKTCKSPTQIETGTIVGGFAHNQVLALADKVVEAVKSGAIKRFIVMAGCDGRNKDRDYFTQVAEKLPKDTVILTAGCAKYRYNKLDLGDIGGIPRVLDAGQCNDSYSLAVIAMKLRDAFGLDHINDLPLSFDIGWYEQKAVAVLLALLHLGVKGIRLGPSLPAFVSPTVLNVLVENFDIKPIGDVDEDIQAMMSGK; this is encoded by the coding sequence ATGTTTTGTTTTCAATGTCAGGAAACCGCGAAAAATCAGGGCTGTACCATTAATGGGATGTGTGGGAAAAAAGGCAGTACGGCAAATCTTCAGGATCTGTTGATCTATAATTTAAAGGGGATCGCCGTTCTTGCGCAAACTGCAAAAGAGGCCGGCATGAATGTGCCTGCAGCCAATGGTCAGTTTATCGCCGAAGGGTTGTTTACGACGATCACAAATGCCAACTTTAATGATGAAGATCTTATTTCCTGGATTACCCGTGCCCAGGCAGTTAAAAAGAAACTGTTCGACAGTGTTAAAGATAAGGTGGGGTCGGATTTTCACGATTGTGCGACCTGGTTTTCGGATGATACCTCGGCATTTGCGGCCAAAGCAGAAGCGGTTGGTGTGCTTTCAACCGAAAATGAAGATGTCAGGTCCCTTCGTGAACTTCTGGTCATCGGCCTGAAAGGGATCTGTGCCTATGCGGATCATGCTGCTGTGCTCGGTGTCACCAAAGATGAAATCTGGGATTTTCTGTATGAGGCGTTAACCTCGACCACCCGGGACCTGGGTGTTGATGAGATGGTCGCCATGGTCATGAAAGCCGGTGAAACCGCAGTGACTACCATGGCAGCTTTGGACCAGGCCAATACCCAGGCCTACGGCAATCCTGAGATTACGGAAGTCAATATCAGTGTGGGGACAAACCCCGGTATTTTGATTTCCGGCCACGACCTGAAAGATATGGAAGAGCTGCTGGAACAGACCAAAGGGACGGGCGTTGATGTCTACACCCACGGTGAAATGCTGCCGGCCAATTATTATCCTGCATTTAAAAAACACGATCACCTCAAAGGCAATTACGGCGGTTCCTGGTGGCATCAGAATGAAGATTTTGAAACCTTTAACGGGCCCATTCTGATGACAACCAACTGCATTATTCCCATTAAAAAGAAGAATACCTACCAGGACAGACTTTTTACGACCGGCGTTGTTTCCTATCCGGACACCATCCATATTCCGAACAGAGTAGACGGCGGCAGCAAGGATCTTTCAAAGATTGTTGAACTTGCCAAAACCTGTAAGTCTCCCACGCAGATAGAAACCGGTACGATCGTTGGCGGATTTGCACATAATCAGGTGCTGGCCCTGGCCGATAAAGTTGTGGAAGCTGTTAAATCCGGTGCGATCAAACGGTTTATCGTCATGGCCGGGTGCGACGGCCGCAACAAAGACAGGGACTATTTTACCCAGGTGGCTGAAAAACTGCCCAAAGATACCGTGATTCTCACGGCCGGGTGTGCAAAATACAGGTACAATAAGCTTGATCTGGGCGATATCGGCGGGATTCCAAGGGTGCTTGACGCCGGACAGTGCAACGATTCTTATTCCCTGGCTGTGATCGCCATGAAACTTCGGGATGCATTCGGGCTGGATCACATTAATGATCTGCCACTCTCCTTTGATATCGGCTGGTATGAACAAAAGGCTGTGGCGGTTCTGCTGGCATTGCTGCACCTGGGTGTTAAAGGGATTCGCTTGGGACCCTCGCTGCCTGCGTTTGTTTCGCCCACGGTGTTGAATGTCCTGGTTGAAAATTTTGATATCAAACCCATCGGGGATGTTGACGAAGATATTCAAGCCATGATGTCAGGCAAGTAG
- a CDS encoding multiheme c-type cytochrome, with the protein MKMTFGRIGILTCAMVCTALAVQVWAAEYPNLPKEIKITRGFTKEALQCIECHIGKMPGTVESWKSSRMAHAGVSCYDCHVVDKSSPMASQCEGIKGTDTFISPMVSSKTCSRCHPQEVEQFLKSGHADLSSGAVTSPERAGLSKLQFYYEGAGFMSNKSFTWKWGTPPEATKEELAPRTSGCQMCHGTTVELGPDNKPINNTWPGGVGTRYPDGSIGTCTVCHERHTFSKADARKPEACGACHLGPDHPNIEIYDESKHGQLYHTQGEKWEFDSPPDAWEPGDYLAPTCATCHMSGIGDLATTHNVQERLKWDLMHKKSVVRSGNRGEGVQGEANMRRVCANCHGPTHVNTQRETLDNSVALYNKYWEGADRMKKELEAKNLLGPDPWQDGFQELMYYLWHHTGRRARQGAAMNAPDYAHWHGFFQVFQVYQDMENIYKQRLETGKIEKYSPVISTGPL; encoded by the coding sequence ATGAAAATGACGTTCGGCAGGATCGGAATACTGACCTGTGCCATGGTTTGCACGGCTTTGGCCGTTCAGGTCTGGGCAGCGGAGTATCCCAATCTCCCAAAGGAGATCAAGATTACCCGGGGGTTTACCAAAGAAGCACTGCAATGTATTGAGTGCCACATAGGAAAAATGCCGGGGACCGTTGAAAGCTGGAAAAGCAGCCGTATGGCCCATGCAGGCGTTTCCTGTTACGATTGCCATGTGGTGGATAAATCCTCTCCCATGGCAAGCCAGTGCGAAGGCATCAAGGGAACCGATACCTTTATCTCGCCGATGGTTTCCTCCAAAACCTGTTCGCGTTGCCATCCCCAGGAAGTGGAACAGTTTCTAAAAAGCGGCCACGCCGATCTGTCTTCCGGTGCCGTTACCAGCCCGGAGCGGGCGGGCTTGAGCAAACTTCAGTTTTATTACGAAGGCGCAGGGTTTATGTCCAATAAATCGTTCACCTGGAAGTGGGGTACGCCCCCGGAAGCCACCAAGGAAGAGCTGGCCCCCAGGACCTCAGGCTGCCAGATGTGTCACGGCACAACAGTTGAATTGGGACCGGATAACAAACCCATCAACAATACCTGGCCCGGCGGCGTAGGCACCCGCTACCCAGATGGTTCCATCGGCACATGCACCGTCTGTCATGAACGGCACACCTTTTCCAAGGCAGATGCCAGAAAACCCGAAGCCTGTGGTGCATGTCATCTGGGTCCGGATCACCCCAACATTGAAATTTATGATGAGTCCAAGCATGGGCAGTTATATCATACCCAGGGAGAAAAATGGGAGTTCGACAGCCCGCCTGATGCCTGGGAGCCCGGCGACTATCTCGCACCCACCTGCGCCACCTGCCACATGAGCGGCATCGGCGATCTGGCCACCACCCACAATGTCCAGGAACGGCTCAAATGGGATTTGATGCACAAAAAATCCGTGGTCCGCTCGGGCAACCGTGGCGAGGGCGTCCAGGGTGAAGCCAATATGCGTAGAGTCTGTGCCAACTGCCATGGCCCCACCCATGTAAACACCCAGCGGGAGACCCTGGATAATTCCGTGGCCCTTTACAACAAGTACTGGGAGGGTGCGGACCGTATGAAAAAAGAGCTGGAAGCAAAGAACCTGCTTGGCCCGGATCCTTGGCAGGACGGCTTTCAGGAGCTGATGTACTACCTGTGGCATCACACCGGCCGCAGGGCGCGCCAGGGCGCAGCAATGAATGCCCCGGATTATGCACACTGGCATGGTTTCTTCCAGGTTTTCCAGGTCTATCAGGATATGGAAAACATCTACAAACAGCGTCTTGAAACCGGCAAAATTGAAAAATACAGCCCGGTTATAAGCACAGGACCCCTCTAA
- a CDS encoding NapC/NirT family cytochrome c: MALYEAPTRSGGKKGWWFGLGIGIVLTCVVVLASGFMIETTNTDTFCVSCHAMNPFRDAWKFSVHGGTNPQGFRAQCVDCHLPHGDFVEYVTAKAVTGTGDVIQNMIIDVNTFDWMANSEKNRLKFTYDSACRRCHQQLDAAPGMPRGGFLAHRTYLRGETTKKCAECHPHVGHKDLADMVDRYFSRQIL, from the coding sequence ATGGCACTTTACGAAGCCCCAACCCGGTCCGGCGGTAAAAAAGGCTGGTGGTTCGGCCTTGGTATCGGCATTGTACTGACTTGTGTTGTGGTACTGGCATCGGGTTTCATGATCGAAACCACAAATACGGATACCTTCTGTGTTAGCTGCCATGCCATGAATCCGTTCCGGGATGCCTGGAAATTCTCGGTGCATGGCGGCACTAATCCCCAGGGTTTCAGGGCCCAATGCGTGGACTGCCATCTGCCCCACGGCGATTTCGTGGAATATGTCACGGCAAAGGCCGTCACCGGAACCGGAGATGTGATCCAGAACATGATCATTGACGTAAACACCTTTGACTGGATGGCCAATTCAGAAAAAAATCGACTGAAATTCACCTATGATTCGGCCTGCCGACGCTGCCACCAGCAGCTGGATGCCGCACCGGGTATGCCCAGGGGCGGTTTTCTGGCCCATCGTACCTATCTTCGGGGCGAAACAACTAAAAAATGTGCTGAATGCCATCCCCATGTAGGCCACAAGGATCTGGCCGACATGGTTGACCGGTATTTCAGCCGGCAGATACTGTAA
- a CDS encoding prolyl-tRNA synthetase associated domain-containing protein, giving the protein MLQTQEELLNILEELNINYTNHEHPAVFTVEEAALHSEGIEGAHSKNLFFKDKKNRLFLVVTLADKPIKIKDVSKRIGANNMSFGKPDLLMEVLGVIPGSVTPFAAVNIGDHEVKIVLDEELMENDLLNFHPLTNTATTTICANDMVKFLEHVGQHPHVIRL; this is encoded by the coding sequence ATGCTGCAGACCCAGGAAGAACTGCTCAATATTCTGGAGGAGCTGAACATCAACTACACCAACCATGAGCACCCTGCCGTGTTCACGGTTGAAGAAGCAGCCCTGCACAGCGAAGGAATTGAAGGCGCCCACTCCAAAAATCTGTTCTTCAAAGATAAAAAAAACAGACTGTTTCTGGTGGTCACCCTGGCAGACAAACCCATTAAAATCAAAGATGTGAGTAAACGGATCGGGGCCAATAATATGTCCTTTGGCAAACCAGACCTGCTCATGGAGGTTTTAGGCGTAATCCCCGGTTCCGTCACCCCATTTGCCGCTGTAAACATCGGCGACCACGAGGTGAAAATTGTACTGGACGAAGAACTGATGGAAAACGATCTGCTTAATTTCCACCCCCTGACCAACACAGCCACCACCACCATCTGCGCCAATGACATGGTCAAATTTCTGGAACATGTCGGTCAGCACCCCCATGTCATCCGCCTGTAA
- a CDS encoding TSUP family transporter, producing the protein MELPLSSYLILFISGLLAGFVDAIAGGGGLIALPALLSVGLPPQLALGTNKFQGSFGTLSAAANFIRKGKVNLSDNLPGIAFTFTGAAAGAWAIQQIHADFIKHLVPFMLLFVFFYTFMAKNLGVVQAKARMQKNVFFLLFGFGLGFYDGFFGPGTGAFWTGAMLIFMGMDMTKATGTTRVMNFVSNITALGLFIAGGNVLYTAGLIMAAGQIIGANVGSGLAIKRGAPFIRPIFLTMVFLTIVRLIYVNYIS; encoded by the coding sequence ATGGAACTGCCCCTTTCTTCCTATTTAATTTTATTTATTTCAGGTCTGTTGGCAGGATTTGTGGACGCCATTGCCGGCGGCGGCGGACTGATTGCCCTGCCCGCACTCCTGTCTGTGGGACTGCCGCCCCAGCTGGCCCTGGGCACCAACAAATTCCAGGGCAGTTTCGGCACATTATCGGCTGCAGCCAATTTTATCCGCAAGGGCAAGGTAAACCTGTCCGACAACCTGCCGGGCATCGCATTCACCTTTACCGGCGCGGCCGCAGGTGCCTGGGCCATCCAACAAATCCATGCGGATTTTATCAAGCACCTTGTGCCTTTTATGCTGCTGTTCGTATTTTTTTATACCTTCATGGCCAAAAATCTGGGCGTGGTCCAGGCAAAGGCCAGGATGCAGAAAAACGTCTTCTTTCTGCTCTTCGGATTTGGGCTGGGCTTCTATGACGGTTTTTTCGGCCCCGGCACCGGCGCATTCTGGACCGGGGCCATGCTCATTTTCATGGGCATGGACATGACAAAGGCCACCGGCACCACCCGGGTCATGAACTTTGTATCAAATATCACGGCATTGGGCCTGTTTATCGCCGGGGGCAATGTATTGTACACCGCAGGGCTGATTATGGCGGCGGGCCAGATCATCGGGGCCAATGTCGGCTCCGGGCTCGCCATCAAACGCGGCGCGCCCTTTATCCGGCCCATTTTTCTGACCATGGTCTTTTTAACCATTGTCAGACTGATTTATGTCAATTACATCTCGTAA
- a CDS encoding AEC family transporter, translating to MVRSCSCQLKLWVDLFAIPVERRINSTNAINLRPRCVMDIISTIIPIFIIIFLGIFARHKGFLSQDFLHQANRLVYHIAIPAMIFSAIAKSSLKTQFHPGVILVTLATVCLIVPVAWLGARLVNISPSSKGSFIHCSFHGNLGYIGLAVAFYYLGHEGLVKAAIIAGFVMILQNVLAVAVLQFYSRDSGSRASLTATLGAAMTNPVILSALAGIAYSLSGMPLPVILDRSLTILKGMALPMALLVIGASLSFEKIRLVFFSVVMTSVLKLALMPAMGLVLFKLFGISASDFIPGLIILAAPSATLVFIMAEQIGGDSDLAVAAISISTLVSGLTYGIWLSLV from the coding sequence ATGGTTCGTTCGTGTTCCTGTCAATTAAAACTATGGGTCGACCTGTTTGCAATTCCGGTAGAAAGGCGTATAAACAGCACCAATGCGATTAACTTAAGGCCACGGTGCGTCATGGACATTATTTCAACCATCATACCCATATTCATTATTATTTTTCTGGGGATATTTGCCCGGCATAAAGGGTTTTTATCCCAGGATTTTTTACACCAGGCCAACCGACTTGTCTACCACATTGCCATTCCGGCCATGATTTTCAGTGCCATTGCCAAGTCTTCTTTGAAAACCCAGTTTCATCCGGGCGTCATCCTGGTTACCCTTGCAACCGTGTGCCTTATTGTGCCGGTTGCCTGGCTTGGGGCGCGCTTGGTAAATATTTCACCCTCATCAAAAGGGTCTTTTATCCACTGTTCCTTTCATGGCAATTTGGGGTATATCGGGCTTGCCGTGGCCTTTTATTATCTGGGGCATGAGGGGCTTGTCAAGGCGGCCATTATCGCAGGGTTTGTGATGATCCTTCAAAATGTTCTGGCTGTGGCTGTGCTTCAGTTTTACAGCCGGGATTCCGGCAGCCGTGCAAGTCTGACCGCAACCTTGGGGGCTGCCATGACCAATCCGGTGATCCTGTCTGCTTTGGCAGGTATTGCGTATTCCCTTTCGGGGATGCCCTTGCCGGTGATCCTGGACCGTTCCCTGACCATTCTCAAAGGGATGGCGCTGCCCATGGCACTGCTGGTGATCGGGGCTTCTCTTTCCTTTGAAAAGATCAGACTGGTGTTTTTTTCGGTGGTGATGACGTCGGTGTTAAAACTTGCGTTGATGCCTGCCATGGGGCTTGTGTTATTTAAGCTGTTTGGGATCAGTGCATCGGATTTTATTCCGGGCCTGATTATTCTTGCGGCGCCTTCGGCGACACTGGTATTTATCATGGCAGAACAAATCGGTGGGGATTCGGATCTTGCCGTGGCGGCCATCTCTATTTCCACCCTTGTGTCCGGGCTCACCTACGGCATCTGGCTGAGCTTGGTATAG
- a CDS encoding PEP-CTERM sorting domain-containing protein: MKQKLVLLLLTFTVICLPAINVNATSVVLSDIPAYTWYHGCGPTAAASIFGYYDLSGYDSLFDASGWDEVKLTSNVQDEISSPAHNAKYDPHPDAVGPDPPDTSIADFFHTSENQPYGWSYLRDADDAFREYASYRGYNDWDAWNGSFGSGQFTWDDFTNEIDNGRPMMFLIDTDGNGGTDHFVPVFGYDDQTMKYACYTTWSESEVISWRLFRGMGSSWGIGYATFVVPGAADTVPEPATILFFSIGLIGFAWIHRKKEA, from the coding sequence ATGAAACAAAAATTAGTTCTCCTACTTTTAACTTTTACGGTGATATGTTTACCGGCGATTAACGTGAACGCAACCTCTGTCGTCCTTTCTGATATACCGGCATACACCTGGTACCATGGTTGTGGACCGACCGCTGCGGCGTCAATTTTTGGGTACTATGACCTTAGTGGATACGATTCTTTATTTGACGCCAGCGGCTGGGATGAAGTGAAACTCACATCCAATGTACAGGATGAAATATCAAGCCCTGCGCATAATGCAAAGTACGATCCCCATCCGGATGCAGTTGGTCCTGATCCTCCGGATACAAGTATTGCCGATTTTTTTCATACCTCAGAAAACCAGCCTTATGGATGGAGTTATCTTCGGGATGCAGATGATGCATTTAGGGAGTATGCAAGTTACCGTGGTTATAATGATTGGGATGCCTGGAATGGAAGTTTTGGAAGCGGGCAATTCACATGGGATGACTTCACCAATGAAATCGACAATGGTCGCCCAATGATGTTTTTAATTGATACGGATGGTAATGGTGGAACAGATCATTTTGTTCCTGTTTTTGGCTATGATGATCAGACTATGAAATATGCATGTTACACCACTTGGTCGGAATCTGAAGTGATAAGTTGGCGATTATTTCGAGGTATGGGAAGCTCTTGGGGGATAGGATATGCTACTTTTGTCGTGCCCGGCGCTGCTGATACGGTACCCGAACCTGCCACCATACTATTTTTTAGTATTGGTTTAATTGGGTTTGCCTGGATTCATCGAAAAAAAGAAGCGTAG
- the nadE gene encoding NAD(+) synthase: MNAEKVAAHIINWLKNYVEESGLKGFTVGVSGGIDSAVTSTLCARTGYPVIAVNMPIHQAPDQVSRSSEHIAWLAKTYDNVTGQDVNLTPVFEQVKATLPDDIQDGLTMANTRSRLRMITLYSFASHHRMLVAGTGNKVEDFGVGFYTKYGDGGVDLSPIADLMKTQVYALGRYLGVSQDILSAQPTDGLWEDNRTDESQIGASYEELEWAMAYDASDKSQEITDHQKNVLEVYRKFNRANRHKMDPIPVCIIPEELKL, from the coding sequence ATGAACGCAGAAAAAGTGGCTGCCCACATCATCAACTGGCTAAAAAACTATGTCGAAGAATCCGGATTAAAAGGGTTCACCGTCGGCGTATCCGGTGGAATTGATTCCGCTGTCACATCAACTTTATGTGCAAGGACCGGCTATCCTGTCATTGCCGTGAACATGCCTATTCACCAGGCCCCGGATCAGGTATCCAGATCCAGCGAGCACATTGCCTGGTTAGCCAAAACCTATGACAATGTTACAGGGCAGGATGTTAATTTAACCCCGGTGTTTGAACAGGTCAAAGCCACCTTACCCGATGATATCCAGGACGGATTGACCATGGCCAATACTCGGTCCAGGCTGCGTATGATCACCTTATATTCATTTGCGTCCCACCACCGCATGCTCGTGGCCGGCACCGGCAACAAGGTTGAAGATTTCGGCGTGGGGTTTTACACCAAATACGGGGACGGCGGCGTGGATCTTTCTCCCATTGCCGACCTGATGAAAACTCAAGTTTATGCCCTGGGACGCTATCTGGGTGTCAGTCAGGATATTTTATCCGCCCAGCCCACCGATGGACTCTGGGAAGACAACCGCACGGACGAAAGCCAGATCGGTGCATCCTATGAAGAATTGGAATGGGCCATGGCGTATGACGCAAGCGACAAAAGCCAGGAAATAACAGATCACCAAAAAAACGTTCTGGAAGTCTACAGAAAATTCAACCGGGCCAACCGGCATAAAATGGACCCCATCCCGGTGTGCATCATCCCTGAAGAACTGAAATTATAA
- a CDS encoding TrmH family RNA methyltransferase: MGSYKARMIIKEAKEEARRRFRRHRNKNRLAAPGIHKCIIVLDGLKPTFNIGKIFRSAETFGCHEVHLIGTDFFDPAPARGAFKHVPAKFHSRFISCYAELLERGYTPFILEPGQGEPVMDVDLPKKSAFVFGHEEFGISFEPDLFPQVERLTIPQYGRCQSLNVSVAASIILYEYTRQFAGRALKTQAHHPCKERV; the protein is encoded by the coding sequence ATGGGCTCATACAAAGCACGAATGATCATCAAGGAGGCAAAGGAAGAAGCAAGGCGCCGGTTCCGCCGCCACCGGAATAAAAACCGTCTTGCTGCGCCGGGAATTCATAAATGCATCATTGTCCTGGACGGGCTGAAACCCACCTTTAACATCGGCAAAATATTTCGAAGCGCAGAAACCTTCGGTTGCCATGAGGTTCATCTGATCGGCACCGATTTCTTTGATCCGGCACCTGCCAGGGGGGCGTTCAAACATGTGCCGGCAAAATTCCACAGTCGGTTCATCTCCTGTTACGCGGAACTTCTTGAAAGGGGATATACCCCTTTTATACTTGAACCGGGCCAGGGAGAGCCGGTCATGGATGTGGACCTGCCGAAAAAAAGCGCTTTTGTATTTGGCCACGAGGAGTTCGGTATCAGCTTTGAACCGGATCTGTTCCCCCAAGTGGAGCGACTAACCATCCCCCAGTACGGACGCTGTCAAAGTCTGAATGTCAGTGTTGCCGCGTCCATTATTTTGTACGAATATACCCGGCAGTTTGCAGGCCGGGCTTTGAAAACCCAAGCACACCATCCATGCAAGGAAAGAGTATGA